A genomic window from Mesorhizobium sp. 131-2-1 includes:
- a CDS encoding threonine/serine dehydratase produces MTNPSTITRERIAAMEPRIRPYVRHTPVLRVDMADFGKAPLAVDLKLECLQHSGSFKARGAFTNLLERPVPAAGVVAASGGNHGAAVAYAAMRLGHKATIFVPEVSPPAKLARIRGYGAELVVGGARYAEALTASEDFAASTGALQIHAFNQEETLVGQGTLGLEIEADLPEIDTLLVAVGGGGLIGGIAAWFAGRIRIIAVEPEGAPTLYRAFEAGRPVDAPAEGIAADSLAPKRVGEMMFPIAEAYVERSLLVSDDDIVAAQRALWDRVRIMSEPGGAAAFAAVLSGRYQPSPGERVAVLVCGSNTDPAKF; encoded by the coding sequence ATGACCAACCCCAGCACCATCACCCGCGAACGCATCGCCGCGATGGAGCCGCGCATCCGGCCATACGTGCGCCACACGCCGGTGCTGCGCGTCGACATGGCCGATTTCGGCAAGGCGCCGCTCGCCGTCGACCTCAAGCTTGAATGCCTGCAGCATTCGGGCTCGTTCAAGGCGCGCGGTGCCTTCACCAATCTGCTGGAGCGTCCCGTGCCCGCGGCCGGCGTCGTCGCCGCGTCCGGCGGCAACCACGGCGCAGCGGTCGCCTATGCCGCCATGCGGCTCGGCCACAAGGCCACCATCTTCGTTCCCGAAGTGAGCCCGCCGGCCAAGCTGGCGCGCATTCGCGGCTACGGCGCCGAACTGGTCGTCGGCGGCGCGCGCTATGCCGAGGCGCTGACCGCCAGCGAGGACTTTGCCGCAAGCACCGGCGCGCTGCAGATCCATGCCTTCAATCAGGAGGAAACGCTGGTCGGGCAAGGCACGCTCGGCCTGGAGATCGAGGCCGATCTGCCCGAAATCGACACGCTGCTCGTTGCCGTCGGCGGCGGCGGTCTGATCGGCGGCATCGCCGCCTGGTTCGCCGGCCGCATCCGGATCATCGCAGTCGAGCCGGAGGGCGCGCCGACGCTCTATCGCGCCTTCGAGGCCGGCCGGCCCGTCGATGCGCCTGCAGAGGGCATCGCCGCCGATTCGCTGGCGCCCAAGCGTGTGGGCGAAATGATGTTCCCGATCGCCGAGGCCTATGTCGAGCGCTCGCTGCTGGTTAGCGACGACGACATCGTCGCCGCGCAGAGGGCGCTCTGGGACCGGGTGCGAATCATGTCCGAGCCGGGCGGTGCCGCGGCCTTCGCGGCGGTGCTCTCCGGCCGCTACCAGCCGTCGCCGGGCGAGCGTGTGGCGGTTCTGGTCTGCGGCTCCAACACCGATCCCGCAAAATTCTGA
- the lysA gene encoding diaminopimelate decarboxylase, whose protein sequence is MNHFDYRDGVLHAEDVAIPDIAAQVGTPFYCYSTATLTRHFRVFRDAFPGLDALVCYAMKANSNQAVLKTLARLGAGADVVSEGELRRALAAGIPAGKILFSGVGKTAREMDFALSAGILCFNVESEPELELLSARATALGKVAPVSLRINPDVDARTHKKISTGKAENKFGIAWQRARQVYARAAQLPGIRVTGIDTHIGSQITELQPFDDAFALLVELVGTLRADGHSIEHVDLGGGLGIPYRVDNSPPPLPDAYAEIVRKHVTKLGLKVMFEPGRLIVGNAGILVSEVIFVKEGDARNFLVVDAAMNDLIRPTLYDAFHDIRPVVQPPAATPRMKVDVVGPVCETGDFLGLDRDLPRLKAGDLITVATAGAYGAVQAGTYNTRLLVPEVLVDGDRFHVVRPRQTYDELIGLDSIPDWLK, encoded by the coding sequence GTGAACCATTTCGACTACCGCGACGGCGTGCTGCATGCCGAAGACGTCGCCATTCCTGACATCGCGGCGCAGGTCGGCACGCCGTTCTACTGCTATTCGACGGCGACGCTGACCAGGCATTTTCGCGTCTTCAGGGACGCCTTCCCCGGGCTCGACGCGTTGGTCTGCTACGCCATGAAGGCCAACTCCAACCAGGCGGTGCTGAAGACGCTGGCAAGGCTTGGTGCCGGCGCCGACGTGGTGTCGGAAGGCGAATTGCGCCGGGCGCTGGCCGCCGGCATTCCAGCCGGCAAGATCCTCTTCTCGGGTGTCGGCAAGACCGCGCGGGAAATGGACTTCGCCCTTTCCGCCGGCATCCTCTGCTTCAACGTCGAATCCGAGCCGGAGCTGGAACTGCTCTCGGCGCGCGCGACCGCGCTCGGCAAGGTCGCGCCGGTCTCGCTGCGCATCAATCCGGACGTCGACGCCAGGACGCACAAGAAGATCTCCACCGGCAAGGCCGAGAACAAGTTCGGCATCGCCTGGCAGCGGGCGCGCCAGGTCTATGCCCGCGCCGCGCAACTGCCGGGCATCAGGGTCACCGGCATCGACACCCATATCGGCAGCCAGATCACCGAACTGCAGCCTTTCGACGACGCTTTCGCGCTGCTCGTCGAACTGGTCGGCACGTTGCGCGCCGACGGCCATTCCATCGAGCATGTCGATCTCGGTGGTGGCCTGGGCATCCCCTATCGCGTCGACAACAGCCCGCCGCCGCTGCCCGATGCCTATGCCGAGATCGTCAGGAAGCACGTCACCAAGCTCGGCCTCAAGGTGATGTTCGAGCCGGGCCGGCTGATCGTCGGAAATGCCGGCATCCTGGTCTCCGAGGTCATCTTCGTGAAGGAAGGCGACGCCAGGAACTTCCTGGTCGTCGACGCCGCCATGAACGACCTGATCCGGCCGACGCTTTACGACGCCTTCCACGACATCCGCCCGGTCGTGCAGCCGCCGGCGGCGACGCCGCGCATGAAGGTCGATGTCGTCGGGCCGGTCTGCGAGACGGGCGACTTCCTGGGCCTCGACCGCGATCTGCCGCGGCTGAAGGCCGGCGATCTCATCACCGTCGCCACCGCCGGCGCCTATGGCGCGGTGCAGGCCGGCACCTACAACACCCGCCTGCTCGTGCCGGAAGTGCTGGTCGACGGCGACCGTTTCCATGTCGTGCGCCCACGCCAGACCTATGACGAGCTGATCGGCTTGGATTCGATCCCGGACTGGTTGAAATAG
- the argH gene encoding argininosuccinate lyase, producing MSDKKASNQMWGGRFASGPAAIMEAINASISFDRKLYAQDIRGSIAHSEMLAETGIISAADQQKIAHGLNTILKEIEAGTFEFSTRLEDIHMNVEARLADLIGPAAGRLHTARSRNDQVAVDLRLWVKDECFRVAEALKGLIAAFLERAEEHAATVMPGFTHMQAAQPVTFGHHCMAYVEMFSRDLSRVRDAIERMDESPLGAAALAGTSFAIDRHQTAKALGFREPMRNSLDSVSDRDFALEFLAMAAICATHLSRLAEEIIIWSTPQFGFVRLSDSFSTGSSIMPQKKNPDAAELVRGKTGRVNGHLVGLLTVMKGMPLTYGKDMQEDKESVFDAAETLDLMLAAMTGMVRDMTVNAAAMKKAAGSGHATATDLADWLVRTLGLPFREAHHVTGRAVALAEDKKVGLEKLSLEDLQSIHPGITEGIFSVLAVQNSVKSRVSFGGTAPSEVRKQIRYWKKRLAKA from the coding sequence ATGAGCGACAAGAAGGCCAGCAACCAGATGTGGGGCGGACGTTTTGCCTCGGGTCCGGCCGCGATCATGGAAGCGATCAACGCGTCGATCTCGTTCGACCGCAAACTCTATGCGCAGGACATAAGAGGTTCGATCGCCCATAGCGAGATGTTGGCTGAAACGGGCATTATTTCGGCGGCCGATCAACAAAAAATCGCTCACGGCCTGAACACGATCCTGAAAGAGATCGAGGCCGGCACATTCGAATTCTCGACTAGGCTGGAAGACATCCACATGAATGTCGAGGCGCGTCTTGCCGACCTCATCGGCCCTGCCGCCGGCCGCCTGCACACCGCCCGCTCGCGCAACGACCAGGTGGCGGTGGATCTCAGGCTCTGGGTCAAGGACGAGTGCTTCCGCGTCGCCGAGGCGCTGAAGGGGCTGATCGCCGCCTTCCTCGAGCGCGCCGAGGAGCATGCGGCGACGGTGATGCCGGGCTTCACCCATATGCAGGCGGCGCAGCCGGTCACCTTCGGCCACCATTGCATGGCCTATGTCGAAATGTTTTCGCGCGACCTGTCGCGCGTCCGCGACGCCATCGAGCGCATGGACGAGAGCCCGCTCGGCGCGGCGGCCCTCGCCGGCACCAGCTTCGCCATCGACCGTCACCAGACGGCGAAGGCGCTCGGCTTCCGCGAGCCGATGCGCAATTCGCTCGACAGTGTTTCCGATCGCGACTTCGCACTTGAGTTTCTCGCCATGGCGGCGATCTGCGCCACGCATCTGTCGCGGCTCGCCGAGGAGATCATCATCTGGTCGACGCCGCAATTCGGCTTCGTCCGGCTCTCGGACTCATTCTCCACCGGCTCCTCGATCATGCCGCAGAAGAAGAACCCCGACGCCGCCGAGCTGGTGCGTGGCAAGACCGGGCGCGTCAACGGCCATCTCGTCGGCCTTTTGACGGTGATGAAGGGCATGCCGCTGACCTATGGCAAGGACATGCAGGAAGACAAGGAATCGGTCTTCGACGCCGCCGAGACGCTCGACCTGATGCTGGCCGCGATGACCGGCATGGTGCGCGACATGACCGTCAATGCAGCCGCGATGAAGAAGGCCGCCGGCTCCGGCCATGCGACGGCGACCGATCTCGCCGACTGGCTGGTGCGCACGCTGGGCCTGCCCTTTCGCGAGGCGCATCACGTCACCGGCCGCGCCGTGGCGCTGGCCGAGGACAAGAAGGTCGGGCTGGAGAAGCTTTCGCTCGAGGATCTGCAGTCGATCCATCCCGGCATCACGGAGGGCATCTTCTCCGTGCTTGCCGTGCAGAATTCAGTGAAGAGCCGCGTGAGCTTCGGCGGCACGGCGCCCTCGGAGGTGCGCAAGCAAATCCGCTACTGGAAAAAGCGGCTCGCCAAGGCGTGA
- the tlpA gene encoding thiol:disulfide interchange protein TlpA produces MADGNQLFPAPRLILAALVAGVLAGAVAVYVSESGSGNNAPAEVAAATSGKDDAACAAKAERAKKVAAKATGQVAALLPADPPQSLKSLAFNGPDGKPMTLADQAGKTVLLNLWATWCAPCRAEMPALDALQKEMGSDRFQVVAVNVDTGDDAKPKKFLSEIGVATLGYYRDPTLGLFNEVKTRGLALGLPVTMLIDAEGCLIAHMNGPAEWSGADARRLVEAALAPSS; encoded by the coding sequence ATGGCAGACGGCAATCAATTATTCCCGGCCCCGCGCCTGATCCTTGCCGCCCTGGTGGCGGGCGTGCTGGCGGGCGCGGTGGCGGTATATGTCAGCGAGAGCGGTTCTGGCAACAACGCGCCGGCCGAAGTTGCCGCAGCCACCAGCGGCAAGGACGATGCCGCCTGCGCGGCCAAGGCCGAGCGGGCCAAGAAGGTCGCCGCCAAGGCCACCGGCCAGGTCGCGGCGCTGTTGCCGGCCGATCCGCCGCAGTCGCTGAAAAGCCTCGCCTTCAACGGTCCCGACGGCAAGCCGATGACGCTCGCCGACCAGGCGGGCAAGACGGTGCTGCTCAATCTGTGGGCGACGTGGTGCGCGCCGTGCCGCGCCGAGATGCCGGCGCTCGACGCGCTGCAGAAGGAAATGGGCAGCGATCGCTTCCAGGTGGTGGCGGTCAATGTCGATACCGGCGACGACGCCAAGCCGAAGAAGTTCCTCAGCGAAATCGGTGTCGCGACGCTCGGCTATTACCGGGACCCGACGCTGGGCCTGTTCAACGAGGTCAAGACGCGCGGCCTGGCGCTTGGCCTGCCGGTCACCATGCTGATCGACGCCGAAGGCTGTCTGATCGCCCATATGAACGGGCCGGCCGAATGGTCGGGAGCGGATGCCAGGCGGCTGGTCGAAGCCGCGCTTGCTCCTTCAAGCTGA
- a CDS encoding sensor domain-containing diguanylate cyclase, producing MLTVYNCIVHEHDLRLVALAALICGISSFSAVNLLRHVDRSTNRNHYAWLMIAATSTGFGIWATHFIAMIAFSPGIPNAYNTELSVLSLAAAVLLTAAGMWIATLRGGIEHYLVGGAVLGVGIGTMHYTGMAAFEVQGRVVWDHLLVGISLVAGITLAALSLFVALHRPSTLRTISAAVLLTLAICTLHFIAMGAVSIYPDSSIEISQYTIEPMSQAFAAAAASLVILVLSAAALWIDLRFRRHQAEAERMHGLANAAVEGLIVCDGTRIVSANDSIAALSGIASTTLNTMVLGDLFGERSATAMAEADGQARETELRSHDGTAIPVELIARTIDYCGKPHSVVAVRDIRERKKAEQEIIRLAHYDPLTGLANRRSFNSRLEAEIAAAGRSGKGGQLALMLLDLDRFKEVNDLFGHAAGDAMLQKVAQCASSKLRRGQMLARLGGDEFAIIAPNLPDPQAAGRIAEAVLAAMREENRLSPGGGLVSASIGIALYPLDADEQASLISHADTALYRAKAEGKDTYRYFEASMGAEARDRRVMEHDLRQAVARDEFRLVYQPQKEISTGRMIGFEALLRWHHPEHGDISPAVFIPAAEDSGAIIQIGEWVLAAACEEAVRWKNPLMVAVNVSAVQLHNPNFSRRVHEVLLRSGLAPGRLELEITETALVKDMPRALATLRQVKALGVRVAMDDFGTGYSSLSNLRAFPFDKIKIDGSFIKSVDRNGQVAAIVRAVLGLGRGLGLPVLAEGVETLGELRFLDAEDCEIGQGFYLGRPGPIEAFGELTGVRATAAPDGAAVKQRGGSILMLEPAAALRSA from the coding sequence ATGTTGACGGTCTATAATTGTATCGTGCACGAACACGATTTGAGACTGGTCGCATTGGCGGCACTCATCTGTGGCATTTCTTCCTTCTCGGCGGTCAATCTGCTTCGCCACGTCGACCGCTCGACCAATAGAAACCACTATGCCTGGCTGATGATTGCCGCCACCTCGACCGGTTTCGGCATCTGGGCGACGCACTTCATCGCCATGATCGCCTTCTCGCCGGGAATACCGAACGCCTACAACACCGAGTTGTCGGTGCTATCGCTTGCCGCGGCCGTCCTGCTTACCGCCGCCGGCATGTGGATCGCCACCTTGCGCGGCGGCATCGAGCACTACCTTGTCGGCGGCGCCGTGCTCGGCGTCGGCATCGGCACGATGCACTATACCGGCATGGCGGCGTTCGAGGTGCAGGGCCGGGTCGTCTGGGATCACCTGCTTGTCGGGATCTCGCTGGTCGCCGGCATCACGCTTGCCGCGTTGTCGCTCTTTGTCGCGCTGCACCGCCCCTCGACACTGAGAACGATCAGCGCCGCCGTGCTTTTGACGCTGGCGATCTGCACCTTGCACTTCATCGCCATGGGCGCCGTGTCGATCTATCCGGATAGCTCGATCGAGATCTCGCAATACACGATCGAGCCGATGTCGCAGGCCTTCGCGGCGGCGGCCGCCAGCCTGGTCATCCTCGTGCTTTCGGCCGCTGCCCTATGGATCGACCTGCGCTTCCGCCGCCACCAGGCCGAGGCCGAGCGCATGCATGGCCTGGCCAACGCAGCAGTGGAGGGCTTGATCGTCTGCGACGGCACCCGCATCGTCAGCGCCAATGACAGCATTGCGGCCTTGTCCGGCATCGCATCAACGACACTGAACACCATGGTGCTTGGCGACCTCTTCGGCGAGCGTTCCGCCACCGCCATGGCCGAAGCCGACGGGCAGGCGCGGGAAACCGAGCTCAGAAGCCATGACGGCACCGCGATCCCCGTCGAGCTGATCGCCAGGACCATCGACTATTGCGGCAAGCCGCACAGCGTGGTCGCCGTGCGCGACATCCGCGAACGCAAGAAGGCGGAGCAGGAGATCATCCGCCTCGCCCATTACGACCCGCTGACCGGGCTTGCCAACCGCCGCAGCTTCAACAGCCGGCTGGAGGCGGAGATCGCCGCCGCGGGCCGGAGCGGCAAGGGCGGCCAGCTCGCGCTCATGCTGCTCGATCTCGACCGGTTCAAGGAAGTGAACGACCTGTTCGGCCATGCCGCCGGCGACGCCATGTTGCAGAAGGTGGCGCAATGCGCCTCGAGCAAACTTCGCCGCGGGCAGATGCTGGCCCGCCTCGGCGGCGATGAATTCGCCATCATCGCGCCCAACCTCCCCGACCCGCAGGCGGCAGGCCGCATCGCCGAGGCGGTGTTGGCCGCCATGCGCGAGGAAAACCGGCTGTCGCCGGGCGGCGGCCTGGTGTCGGCCAGCATCGGCATCGCGCTCTACCCGCTGGACGCCGACGAGCAGGCCTCCCTCATCAGCCACGCCGACACCGCGCTCTACCGCGCCAAGGCGGAGGGCAAGGACACCTATCGCTATTTCGAAGCCTCGATGGGCGCCGAGGCGCGCGACAGGCGGGTGATGGAGCACGATCTGCGCCAGGCGGTGGCGCGCGACGAATTCCGCCTCGTCTACCAGCCGCAGAAGGAGATCAGCACCGGCAGGATGATCGGCTTCGAGGCACTGCTCCGCTGGCACCATCCCGAGCACGGCGACATCTCCCCCGCCGTCTTCATTCCGGCGGCCGAGGACAGCGGCGCCATCATCCAGATCGGCGAATGGGTGCTGGCGGCCGCCTGCGAGGAAGCCGTCCGCTGGAAGAACCCGCTGATGGTCGCGGTCAATGTCTCGGCCGTGCAGCTGCACAATCCGAACTTCAGCCGCAGGGTGCACGAGGTTCTGCTGCGCTCCGGCCTGGCGCCGGGCAGGCTCGAGCTGGAGATCACCGAGACGGCGCTGGTCAAGGACATGCCGCGCGCGCTGGCGACCTTGCGGCAGGTCAAGGCGCTCGGCGTCCGCGTCGCCATGGACGACTTCGGCACCGGCTATTCCTCGCTCTCCAACCTGCGCGCCTTCCCCTTCGACAAGATCAAGATCGATGGCTCCTTCATCAAGTCGGTCGACAGGAACGGCCAGGTCGCGGCCATCGTGCGCGCCGTGCTGGGTCTCGGGCGCGGCCTTGGCCTGCCGGTGCTCGCCGAAGGCGTCGAGACGCTTGGCGAGCTCAGGTTCCTCGACGCCGAGGACTGCGAGATCGGCCAGGGTTTCTACCTCGGCAGGCCTGGTCCGATCGAGGCGTTCGGCGAGTTGACCGGCGTCAGGGCGACGGCTGCCCCAGACGGCGCCGCCGTCAAGCAGCGTGGCGGCAGCATCCTGATGCTGGAACCGGCGGCGGCCCTGCGCTCAGCTTGA
- a CDS encoding extracellular solute-binding protein — protein MSIIKQGLAALAAGALGLTLAQPAAAAPVKFDFWFGLSGDLARVVDTLCKNFNASQTDYEAVCTSQGNYDATLQNTIAAFRAGKQPTVVQVYDVGTATMMLSGAYYPADKLMEENGYKIDYSDYFPGIARYYATSKGEMLSFPFNSSTALMYWNKDAFAKIGKTEAPKTWEDVGADLKALKDAGYDCPMAINISGNESWQLMEQFSAIHNQPIATENNGYDGLGARLEMNKTKFVQYVGDLKKWYDAGLIKIKSKDLGQDMVQAFASGTCQLIMTSVGDHGTVGKTQKEGMNWDVAELPVYAGTERKNSLVGGASLWVLSGKSPEEYKGAAAFLNFIHDPKTALFWSSNTGYIPVAKSGFEYMKANGFYDKAPYKGREVAIASLTASEPTEITRGIRLGNFTQIRAEFGTQMQAIFANKVSVQDGIDTLVKNGDAILDRFQQTYPNKTLP, from the coding sequence ATGTCGATCATCAAGCAGGGCCTTGCCGCCCTCGCAGCCGGCGCTCTCGGCCTGACGCTGGCGCAGCCTGCCGCCGCCGCGCCCGTCAAATTCGATTTCTGGTTCGGCCTTTCAGGAGACCTCGCGCGTGTCGTCGACACGCTGTGCAAGAATTTCAATGCCTCGCAAACCGACTATGAGGCCGTCTGCACCAGCCAGGGCAATTACGACGCGACGCTGCAGAACACCATCGCCGCCTTCCGCGCCGGCAAGCAGCCGACCGTCGTGCAGGTCTACGATGTCGGCACCGCCACGATGATGCTGTCGGGCGCCTACTATCCGGCCGACAAGCTGATGGAAGAGAACGGCTACAAGATCGACTACAGCGACTATTTCCCCGGCATCGCGCGCTACTACGCGACCTCGAAGGGCGAGATGCTGTCCTTCCCGTTCAATTCCTCGACCGCGCTGATGTACTGGAACAAGGACGCCTTCGCCAAGATCGGCAAGACCGAGGCGCCGAAGACCTGGGAAGATGTCGGCGCCGACCTCAAGGCGCTGAAGGATGCCGGCTACGATTGCCCGATGGCGATCAACATCTCCGGCAACGAAAGCTGGCAGCTGATGGAGCAGTTTTCGGCCATCCACAACCAGCCGATCGCCACCGAGAACAACGGCTATGACGGTCTCGGCGCCCGCCTCGAGATGAACAAGACCAAGTTCGTCCAGTACGTCGGCGATCTCAAGAAGTGGTACGACGCCGGCCTGATCAAGATCAAGTCGAAGGACCTCGGCCAGGACATGGTGCAGGCCTTCGCTTCCGGCACCTGCCAGCTCATCATGACTTCGGTGGGCGACCACGGCACGGTCGGCAAGACGCAGAAGGAAGGCATGAACTGGGACGTCGCCGAACTGCCCGTCTATGCCGGCACCGAGCGCAAGAATTCGCTGGTCGGCGGCGCGTCGCTCTGGGTGCTGTCCGGCAAGTCGCCTGAGGAATACAAGGGCGCCGCGGCCTTCCTCAACTTCATCCACGACCCCAAGACCGCTCTGTTCTGGTCGAGCAACACCGGCTACATCCCGGTAGCGAAGTCCGGCTTCGAGTACATGAAGGCCAACGGCTTCTACGACAAGGCGCCCTACAAGGGCCGCGAGGTCGCCATCGCCAGCCTGACCGCTTCGGAACCGACGGAAATCACCCGCGGCATCCGTCTCGGCAATTTCACCCAGATCCGCGCCGAGTTCGGCACCCAGATGCAGGCGATCTTCGCCAACAAGGTCAGCGTCCAGGACGGCATCGACACGCTGGTCAAGAATGGCGACGCCATCCTCGACCGCTTCCAGCAGACCTATCCGAACAAGACGCTGCCCTGA
- a CDS encoding carbohydrate ABC transporter permease, which produces MEKRVTFSRWTIGILFAVPQLLLIFTFFYWPAGQAVYWSLTLQQPWGGGNIWVGLDNFRSILANADYWNSIIASLTFAAISTGLAMVIALVLATLTDRQLAGSRLYRVVLIWPYGIAAPALAMAFRFILAPEAGFMAVVNQVWPGFWDPGLDGADAMASIIAAFSWKYVGYNFIFFLAALQAIPRSLVEAAAMDGSGVIRRFWDIQFPLITPTIFFLLVINITESFQDSFGIVDIMTAGGPANATNLMVYKIYSDGFKGLDYSGAAAQSIILMLLIIVLTIFQFRFIERRVHYR; this is translated from the coding sequence ATGGAAAAACGCGTAACCTTCTCACGATGGACGATCGGCATCCTGTTCGCGGTGCCGCAGCTGCTCCTGATCTTCACGTTCTTCTACTGGCCAGCAGGCCAGGCGGTGTACTGGTCGCTGACGCTGCAGCAGCCCTGGGGCGGCGGCAACATCTGGGTCGGGCTCGACAATTTCCGCTCGATCCTGGCCAATGCCGACTACTGGAACTCGATCATCGCCAGCCTGACCTTCGCAGCCATCAGCACCGGCCTTGCCATGGTCATCGCGCTGGTGCTCGCCACCCTGACCGACCGTCAGCTCGCCGGCTCACGGCTCTACCGCGTGGTGCTGATCTGGCCTTACGGCATCGCGGCACCGGCGCTGGCGATGGCCTTCCGCTTCATCCTGGCGCCGGAGGCGGGCTTCATGGCCGTCGTCAACCAGGTCTGGCCGGGCTTCTGGGACCCAGGCCTCGATGGTGCCGATGCCATGGCCTCCATCATCGCCGCCTTCTCGTGGAAATATGTCGGCTATAATTTCATCTTCTTCCTGGCCGCGCTGCAGGCCATCCCGCGCTCGCTGGTCGAGGCGGCGGCGATGGACGGATCCGGTGTCATCCGGCGTTTTTGGGACATCCAGTTCCCGCTGATCACGCCAACGATCTTCTTCCTGCTGGTCATCAACATCACCGAGAGCTTCCAAGATTCCTTCGGCATCGTCGACATCATGACGGCGGGCGGTCCGGCGAACGCGACCAACCTCATGGTCTACAAGATCTATTCCGACGGCTTCAAAGGCCTCGATTATTCCGGCGCTGCCGCTCAGAGCATCATCCTGATGCTGCTGATCATCGTGCTCACCATCTTCCAGTTCCGCTTCATCGAGCGGCGCGTGCACTACAGGTGA
- a CDS encoding ABC transporter permease subunit, whose protein sequence is MVERTPILNFLTHLILFIGFVFCVAPFAVVAIAASHNLKDVNDVPMSLLPGSDFWVNINTAWTTADLGPKLFNSFIMAAGVAAGKVIISALTAFSIVYFRYPGRMLIFWLIFVTLMLPLEVRIVPTYAVVANVMSPYQAILDVTGLSWLIEKVSGAQVSLSLGLLNSYTGLIMPLIATATGTFLYRQFFLTVPDELTEAARMDGAGALRFFIDILLPLSRNNMAALGTIMFLWAWNQYLWPLLITTDASHATAVTELKQLIPNVGGIPEWNIAMAGTLIVMLPPLVVVVAMQRWFVRGLIATEK, encoded by the coding sequence ATGGTCGAGCGCACACCGATCCTCAATTTCCTCACCCATCTCATCCTGTTCATCGGCTTTGTCTTTTGCGTCGCGCCGTTCGCTGTCGTGGCGATCGCTGCCTCGCACAATCTGAAGGACGTCAACGACGTGCCGATGTCGCTGCTGCCAGGCAGCGACTTCTGGGTCAACATCAACACGGCATGGACGACGGCCGATCTCGGACCGAAGCTGTTCAACAGCTTCATCATGGCCGCCGGCGTGGCGGCCGGCAAAGTCATCATCTCGGCGCTCACCGCCTTCTCGATCGTCTATTTCCGCTATCCCGGCCGCATGCTGATCTTCTGGCTGATCTTCGTCACGCTGATGCTGCCGCTGGAAGTGCGCATCGTGCCGACCTATGCGGTCGTCGCCAACGTCATGTCGCCCTACCAGGCGATCCTCGACGTGACCGGCTTGAGCTGGCTGATCGAGAAGGTCTCGGGCGCCCAGGTGTCGCTCAGCCTCGGCCTGCTCAATTCCTACACCGGCCTGATCATGCCTCTGATCGCCACCGCCACGGGCACGTTCCTCTACCGGCAGTTCTTCCTGACTGTGCCGGACGAGCTGACCGAGGCCGCGCGCATGGACGGCGCCGGCGCGCTGCGCTTCTTCATCGACATCCTGCTGCCCCTGTCGCGCAACAACATGGCGGCGCTCGGCACCATCATGTTCCTGTGGGCGTGGAACCAGTATCTGTGGCCGCTGCTCATCACCACGGATGCCAGCCACGCCACGGCGGTGACCGAGCTCAAGCAGCTGATCCCCAATGTCGGCGGCATTCCCGAGTGGAACATCGCCATGGCCGGCACGCTGATCGTCATGCTGCCGCCGCTCGTCGTCGTCGTTGCCATGCAGCGCTGGTTCGTGCGCGGCCTGATCGCCACCGAAAAATAG